The sequence TACTGTCCTCGAATCGAGCGCGCTCCTGATCGCGCGCGCCGCCGTGCTCGAAGACGCGGAGGCCGGCGTCCGTGTCCGCGAGCTGACAGCGGCGCTGGAGTCCGTGCTGCGCGCGCAGGGACAGCGCTACCTCATGGCCAATGTGCCGCGCGGCGTACTCCCGGAGATCAAGCGTATCCTGCCCGGCATCAACGGCCCCACGATCATCGATGTGCTCGATGGCGGCGAGTTCGTCGCCGCACACGCCGTCGTCGCACAGCGCGACATCTACCGCACGATCGCGCAGCTGAAGCACGTGGGCGCGCAGGGCATCCTGGTGACGAAGATCGAGCGGTTGATGCCATGAGCATGCCCACCGTCGACCTGCTCACCGGTACCATCGGCGACCTGACGGCGCGCGATCGGCACAGACTGTTCGACCGCGGGCGCGCCACGGACCCGGCCGTCGAGCGCGCGGTGCGGGACATCATTGCGGAGGTCCGTGCCACCGGTGATGCAGCGCTGCGCGAGCAGGCCGCACGCTTCGACGGCGTGCAGCTGTCGGCGCTGGAGGTTCCGCGTGAAGCATGCATGGCTGCACTGGAGTCGCTCAATGGTGATGTGCGCGCCGCGCTCGAGCTCGCCGCGCACAACATCGAGACGTTCCACCGCGCACAGCTCGCGGCCCCGCTCGAAGTCGAGATGATGCCCGGACTGCGGCTCGGCCGCCGTGCGGAGCCACTGCGCAGTGTAGGCGTGTACGCGCCCGGCGGCCGCGCGGCGTATCCGAGCAGCGTCCTGATGGGCGTCGTCCCGGCGAAGGTCGCCGGCGTGGGCGAGGTAGTGGTGTGCTCGCCCGCGGGATCCGACGGGCTGCCGCCCGAGGCTGTGCTCGCGGCGTGCGCACTGGCCGGTGCGGACCGCGTATTCGCGATCGGCGGAGCGGGCGCCATTGCGGCGCTCGCGCTCGGCACCGTATCGGTGCCGCGCGTGGACAAGATCGTCGGACCGGGCAACGCGTACGTGACCGAGGCGAAGCGGCAGCTGACCGGAACGGTGGCGATCGACTCTCCCGCGGGACCCTCCGAGATACTGATCATCGCGGATGACACTGCGGACGCGACACTGGTCGCCGTGGAGCTGCTCGCGCAGGCCGAGCACGACCCGGACGCTGCCGCCGTCCTCGTGGCGACCGACGCATCGCTGATCGACCGTGTTGCGAGCGAGCTGGACCGGCTGCTCGCCGATCAGCCGCGTGCCGACATCATCCGCGCCGCACTCGCGGCCCGCGGCGCACTGCTGACCGCGGCAACACTCGACGACGCCATGCGCTTCGCCGGTGGGTACGCCCCGGAGCACCTGCTCATCATGACTCGCGACCCGCGCGCGCTGCTGCCGTCGATCCGCTCCGCAGGCACCATCTTCCTCGGTGCGCCGAGCTCCGTCGCGTTCGGCGACTACATCACGGGCGCCAACCACGTCCTGCCGACCGCCGGCCTCGCCCGCGCGTACGCGGGACTGTCGAGCGCGGACTTCGTGCGGTGGACCACGTACCAGGAGCTGACACCCGCAGCGGCTGCCGCCGTCGCAGGACCGACCGCAGTGCTCGCCGACGCCGAGGGACTGCCGG is a genomic window of Longimicrobiales bacterium containing:
- the hisD gene encoding histidinol dehydrogenase, producing the protein MSMPTVDLLTGTIGDLTARDRHRLFDRGRATDPAVERAVRDIIAEVRATGDAALREQAARFDGVQLSALEVPREACMAALESLNGDVRAALELAAHNIETFHRAQLAAPLEVEMMPGLRLGRRAEPLRSVGVYAPGGRAAYPSSVLMGVVPAKVAGVGEVVVCSPAGSDGLPPEAVLAACALAGADRVFAIGGAGAIAALALGTVSVPRVDKIVGPGNAYVTEAKRQLTGTVAIDSPAGPSEILIIADDTADATLVAVELLAQAEHDPDAAAVLVATDASLIDRVASELDRLLADQPRADIIRAALAARGALLTAATLDDAMRFAGGYAPEHLLIMTRDPRALLPSIRSAGTIFLGAPSSVAFGDYITGANHVLPTAGLARAYAGLSSADFVRWTTYQELTPAAAAAVAGPTAVLADAEGLPGHALAARLRGGVSRGSDGRGTETRGAEVGRAETYGVNARAEVAPVRLREAYASLTPYDPGRLPCAVDLSDNTNLFGPAPGVRRVLDNAADPLITRYPSVYADELRRAIADLHGVAPENIATGCGSDDVIDSALRAFCEPGDSVAYPDPTFGMVPVFGRMNALKPAAVPLRQDFALDADALLATDAGATYLCRPNNPTGTQFERAAMARVCQEAAGVVLIDEAYADFADDDFVQHAIASDRTLVLRTFSKAYGLAGLRVGYAVGPARLIAEVEKSRGPYKVGGVAQAAALAALRDGAWVADRIAEVRTNRARLRAELEARGTAVWESAANFLLTEIPGSAGSWNTRLRERGVAVRPFSALTGAGECIRVSIGPWDMMQQFLDAFDEVLNTMAGNR